The genomic segment CTATCTGGAGATCGAAGCACTCTCCAGTGCCCACATCAACTTCACCGATCCCTTTACCGATGCCGCGCTGGCCGAGCAACCGGGCTGGTTGCAGCGCATTGGCTGTCAGTACCACTGGCAGAACCGTGGTTATCGCGACTTTCAGGATTTCCTCGACGTTCTCAGTTCGCGCAAGCGCAAGCAGATGCGCAAGGAGCGCGAGCAAGTGGCGGGGCAGGGGATCGAGTTCGAGTGGCTTGAAGGTGCACAACTGACCCAGGCGCAGTGGGATTTTGTCTACGCCTGTTATGCCAACACCTATGCGATACGTCGGCAGACGCCGTACCTGACACGAGAATTCTTCAGCCTGCTGGCCGAGCGCATGCCCGAGTCGATTCGCGTGGTACTGGCCAAGCAGGGCTCCCGGCCGGTGGCCATGGCGTTCAGCCTGGTCGGTGGCGACAGTTTTTACGGTCGTTACTGGGGCTGCCTGGCGGAGTTCGACCGGCTGCATTTCGAGACCTGTTTCTATCAGGGCATGGATTACGCCATCACTAACGGCTTGCAGCGTTTCGACGCGGGTGCGCAGGGTGAACACAAGCTGATTCGCGGCTTTGAGCCGGTGATTACCCATTCGTGGCACTACCTTCGCCATCCCGGTTTGAAAGCCGCCGTGAAGGACTTCCTGAAACAGGAACGCGTCGGGGTGTTGGCGTATGCGCAGGAAGCGAAGCAGGCGTTACCTTATCGGCAGGATTGATGGGACTTTCCAGGCTGTATTGGCTTGTTTTCGGAGCGACCCAAGTGTGAAATAAAAAACCGGCTCCTATAGGTGTAGGAACCGGTGTTTTAGAAGGCTTATACATGAGTAAATGTATTGAAGTTGTCCTGAGGGGTTTTATATTTGCCACTGTTTTTCAAGGCTGACTTCTGGCGTGCAGGGTGCAATGTGTTAGTTGATGCATGTACGTTGAGTGGGGCTCCAGGTAGTGCTGGGAGGGCATTTTGGTATTGTGGGTATATATATCGCCATATGCTGCAGCGGGCCGGTCTGGAAGGCAGGGACGATGTCCTCGGCAAATACCGCTCCCTGAAAGAATCCAATATTTATCAATAGGCTGATAGCCAGGATTTTCCTGAACATGATTATTCTCCGTGATGGATGCGTTGTATTGAACGTCCTGTTCAATAGTCGCTATGTTAGCAACAGCTTTTAATCTGGGCTATTTGATGTTTGCGACTGTTTGTGTGGGTTTGTTTTGAAGTGTGTTTTTTCGCAAGTTGATTATTTGGCAATAAGAAGGTCTGTCTGATTAAACGACAGCAGTCTATGAGCGCAGTTGGATTGGGCATGAAAAAACCGCCAGTGCCCGTGGCTAAGGGGCGGTGGCGGTTTTTTGCAAGCAGATGATCCCACAGGGGGAATGGGTTGATCTGGCAATCTAGTCGATGCCGACAAACCCACCCGTCTGATGCTGCCACAACCGCGCATACAAGCCGCCGTGGGCCAATAGCTCGGCATGGGTGCCGGTTTCGGCGATCTTGCCGTTTTCCAGCACCACCAGCCGGTCCATGCGTGCAATGGTCGAGAGCCGGTGGGCGATGGCGATTACGGTCTTGCCTTGCATCAGGGTTTCAAGACTCTCCTGGATCGCCGCTTCCACTTCCGAATCCAGCGCCGACGTCGCCTCGTCCATGATCAGGATTGGCGCGTCCTTGAGCAGCACCCGTGCAATCGCGATGCGTTGGCGCTGACCACCGGAAAGTTTCACCCCGCGCTCGCCCACATGGGCATCGAAACCGGTACGGCCTTCGGCGTCCGAGAGCAACGGGATGAACTCGTCGGCCCGGGCTTTGTGCACCGCTTCCCAGAGTTCGGCGTCAGTGGCGTCCGGCTTGCCGTACAGCAGGTTGTCGCGGATCGAACGGTGCAGCAGCGACGTGTCCTGGGTGATCATGCCGATACGTTCGCGCAGGCTTTCCTGGCCGACCTCGGCGATGTTCTGGCCGTCGATGACAATCCGTCCGCCTTCCACGTCATAGAGGCGCAGCAGCAGGTTGACCAGGGTCGATTTGCCGGCGCCGGACGGCCCGATCAAACCGATTTTTTCGCCGGGTTTGATGGTCAGGTTGAGGTCGCCGATGATGCCTTTCTTCTTGCCGTAGTGGAAATCCACGTGCTCGAAACGCACTTCGCCACGGGCCACGGCCAGCGGTTTGGCCTGCTCACGGTCGGTGACGCTGACCGGTTGGGCGATGGTCTTCAGACCGTCTTGCACCATGCCGATATTTTCGAAAATGCCGGTGACCACCCACATGATCCAGCCGGACATGTTGACGATGCGGATCACCAGGCCGGTGGCCAGGGCAATCGCGCCCACCGAGATCAGCGACTGTGTCCACAACCACAGGGCCAGGCCGGTGGTGCCGACGATCAGCAAGCCGTTCATGCTGGTGATGGCCACGTCCATGCTGGTGACCACGCGCCCGGCCAGTTGGGCTTTTTTCGTTTGTTCTTCGATGGCTTCGCGGGCGTACTGCTGTTCGAAGTTGGTGTGGGCGAACAGCTTCAGCGTGGTGATGTTGGTGTAGCCATCGACGATCCGTCCCATGAGTTTGGAGCGCGCGTCGGAAGACGCCACCGAGCGATCCTTGACCCTTGGCACGAAGTAATACAGCGCGCCGATGAAGGCCGCGATCCAGGTCAGCAACGGGATCATCAGGCGCCAGTCGGCTTCGGCGAACAGCACCAGCGAACTGATGGCGTAGATCAGCACATGCCACAGCGCATCCACCGCTTGCACGGCGGAGTCGCGCAGGGAGTTGCCGGTCTGGATGATGCGCTGGGCGATACGCCCGGCGAAGTCATTCTGGAAAAAACTCAGGCTCTGTTTGAGCACGCGGCGGTGGTTTTGCCAGAGGATCATGCTGGTCATGCCGGGACTGAGCGTCTGGTGCACCAGCAGGTCGTGCAGGCCGAGGAAGATCGGGCGCAGCGCCAGTGCCACCACGGCCATCCAGGTCAGCTCGAGGGCGTGTTCCTGAAAGAAATTGACGTTCGGCGTGCCTTGCGCCAGATCGATGATGCGGCTCAGGTAACTGAACAGCGCCACTTCGATCAGCGCACCGATCAGGCCGACCACCAGCAGGGCGGCGAAACTCGGCCAGACCTGCTTCAGATAATAGGTATAGAAGGGCAGAACCCGATCCGGAGGAGCCGCCGTCGGTGCGTCGCGGAAAATGTCGATCAGTTGTTCAAAACGGCGATAAAGCATCTGTTCTCCGCCCCGGTTCGGGACTCTCCTTTAAACAGTGTGAGCGGCGCCGGATTGCGACGACCGCTCAAAACGACCCGATTGACTTAGTCGATGCGCTTGGCCGACTTGATGAATACAGGGTCGGCAGGTACGTCACCCATGCCACCACGGGTTGTGGTTTTCGAGTTGACGATGATGTCCACAACGTCCATGCCTTTCACGACTTTACCGAATACGGCATAGCCGTCACCGCTGTCGAGGAAGTCGTTGTCCTTGACGTTGACGAAGAACTGGCTGGTGGCCGAATCCGGGTCCGAAGTACGGGCCATGGACAGGGTGCCACGGACGTTATGCAGGCCGTTTTTGGACTCGTTCTTGATTGGTGCCTCGGTCGGCTTTTGCTGCATCGATTGGGTGAAACCGCCGCCCTGGATCATGAAACCCGGAATCACGCGGTGGAAAATCGTGTTGTTGTAGAAACCGCTGTCCACGTACTTGAGGAAGTTGGCGGTACTTTTCGGCGCCTTGACCGGGTCCAGTTCGATTTCGATCACGCCGTTGGTGGTGTCCAGTTCTACGTGCGGTGCCTTCGCCGGAGCGGCAGGCGTGGCAGCCATCAGGTTGGCGGCAAACAGCACGGAGCCGGCGACGAGGGCGATTTTTTTCAGCATGGGTCAGTGATCCTGAGTAGTGGTGTCGACTGCGGTGAGAAACTCGAGCAGCGTTTGGTTGAAGCGTTCCGGTTGATCCAGCGGCGTGGCGTGGCGCGAGTCGGCGATCACCACCAGCCGTGCATCGGGCAGCAGTTTTACATAGGTTTCTTTCAGCGTGACCGGTGTGTAGTCATGATCGGCGCTGACGATCAGGGTTGGACAGGACACTCTGGAAAGTCGTTCCTGAACCCCCCAGCCAACAATGGCATCGAAGCTGGCGAGATAAGCATGTTTGTCGTTTTTTGCCCAGCGTTCGGCGATCTTTTGTCGCAGATCAGCTTGCTCCGGTTTGGGGAACAGGTTACGCCCAAGTGCCTTGCCGATGGTGGCCAGGCTGAGAACACGCATCAGGCTCCAGCGCTTGAACCACTGCCAGTAGTCGTCCGGCTTGCGCAGTTTGACCTCCGGCGCGCTGTTGACGATGCACAGGCTTTTGAGCAGTTGCGGCTGATCGGTTGCCAGCTGGAAACCGATCATGCCACCCATGGACAGCCCCACGTAGTGCGTCGGGCCGAGTTTCAGGTGTTCGATCAGGGCGACCAGATCGGCACTGAACCCGGCGATGCTGTAACGCTCGCGGGGTTTGTCCGAGCGACCGTGGCCGCGCACGTCCGGTACGATCACCCGGTAACGGGCTGACAGTGCCGGGATCTGTTTCTCCCAGTCCAGGGTGCTCGAGCCGAGGCCGTGAATCAGCAATAGCGGTGTGCCATGGCCGTATTCCTCATAGTGCAGGTTGCAACCTTCATGTTCGAAATACGCCATGCATACACTCCGTGTCAGGCTTGTTCAGGGGCGGCGAACGGCGCATCCAGCGGCGCGGTGTCGAAGGTGCGCAGCAGTTCGATGAGGATTTGCGTTGCCGGGCCCAGGGGTTTGTCCTTGTTTGAATACAGATAGAAACTCGGGTTGCGGCTGCCACCCTGGTCCAACGGTAGCAGCTTGAGCGTGCCTTCCCTGAGTTCCCGTTCGATCATGTGCCGAGGCAGCCAGGCAAACCCCAGGCCACTGCCGACAAAGGTCGCGGCGGTGGCCAGGCTGCCGACGGTCCAGCGCTGTTCGGCGCCGAGCCAGCCGACGTCCCGTGGCTGCTGACGGCCGGAGTCGCGGATCACCACTTGCATCTGGCTCTCCAGGTCCTGGAAGTTGATTTCGCGGTTGAGGCGATGCAGGGCATGTTCGGGGTGGGCGACCGCGACGAACTCGACGTCACTCAGTTCCGCGCCCAGATAACCGGGGATGCTCAACCCGGTGATTGCCAGATCGGCCACGCCTTCGAGCAGGACTTCTTCGACACCCGACAGCACCTCTTCGCGCAGGCGCACCCGGCAGCCACGGCTTTGCGGCATGAACGCGGTGAGGGCGCGCACGAGGCGGGCGCTCGGGTAGGCCGCATCGACTACCAGCCGCACTTCCGCTTCCCAGCCTTGCTCCATATGGTGGGCCAGGTCTTCCAGTTGGCTGGCCTGTTTCACCAGTTGCCGCGAGCGACGCAGCAGCACGCCACCGGCCTCGGTCAGCACCGCCTTGCGGCCATCGATGCGCAACAGCGGCACGCCGAGCTGGTCCTGCATGCGCGCCACGGTGTAACTCACCGACGATTGCGAGCGGTGCAACGCTTCGGCGGCCTGGGCGAAACCACCGTGATCGACCACGGCCTGTAATGTTCGCCATTGATCAAGGGTCACGCGGGGCGCTTTCATGAACAGCTCCTCTTGTCCTAAGCTGACAGTCCTTAATGGAGACTGCCGAATGAAAAAGTTTTGTTGTGTAGTGCTGGCGATGCTGCCGTTGACTGCGTTTGCGTATCCGATCGATGTTCAGAAGACACTCAATGGCTTGAGCATCGACTACAACACCGACGACACCGATAGCGACATCGCCTCCATTCAGGTCAACAATTTCGGCACGACCGATGCGATCTGCAAGGTGGTGTTCAACAATGGCCCGGAAGCGCCGCGCACCCGTAGGGTCGAGGTGCCGGCCGGCAAACACAGCTATGCCACCGCCAAGTTCACCCGAACGATTATCAAGATGCGTATCGACCTGACCTGCGAACCAAAATGACCTTCAGCGGAGCAAACCTTCAGGGCATGCTCCGCTTATAAACAAATTTATCGATCTTTTATAGCAGTTATTTGCGCTTTTTCATCGATATGACTCTGTTTAATCTCCACTCCATCGACCTACAGCATTCTCAGATGGAGGCTACATCCCATGTCACGCGTTCTGATCATCGAAAGCAGTGCCCGTCAGCAAGACTCGGTTTCCCGCCAACTGACCCAGACCTTCATCAGCCAGTGGAAAACTGCCCACCCAGCTGATCAGATTACCGTTCGTGACCTGGCTCTCAACCCGGTGCCGCACCTGGACATCAATCTGCTGGGCGGCTGGATGAAGCCCGTCGAACAACGCAATGACATCGAACAGGCCTCGCTGGATCGCTCCAACCAGTTGACCGACGAGTTGCTGGCCGCCGACGTGCTGGTGATGGCGGCGCCCATGTACAACTTCGCCATCCCGAGCACCCTCAAAGCCTGGCTCGACCATGTGCTACGTGCCGGTGTGACCTTCAAGTACACCGACACCGGCCCCCAAGGCCTGCTCAATGACAAGCGCGCCTATGTACTGACCGCTCGCGGCGGGATCTACGCCGGTGGCCCGGCGGACCATCAGGAACCGTACCTGCGTCAGGTCATGGGCTTTATCGGCATCCACGACGTGACGTTCATCCATGCCGAGGGCATGAACCTGGGC from the Pseudomonas sp. N3-W genome contains:
- a CDS encoding LysR family transcriptional regulator — protein: MKAPRVTLDQWRTLQAVVDHGGFAQAAEALHRSQSSVSYTVARMQDQLGVPLLRIDGRKAVLTEAGGVLLRRSRQLVKQASQLEDLAHHMEQGWEAEVRLVVDAAYPSARLVRALTAFMPQSRGCRVRLREEVLSGVEEVLLEGVADLAITGLSIPGYLGAELSDVEFVAVAHPEHALHRLNREINFQDLESQMQVVIRDSGRQQPRDVGWLGAEQRWTVGSLATAATFVGSGLGFAWLPRHMIERELREGTLKLLPLDQGGSRNPSFYLYSNKDKPLGPATQILIELLRTFDTAPLDAPFAAPEQA
- a CDS encoding peptidylprolyl isomerase, which translates into the protein MLKKIALVAGSVLFAANLMAATPAAPAKAPHVELDTTNGVIEIELDPVKAPKSTANFLKYVDSGFYNNTIFHRVIPGFMIQGGGFTQSMQQKPTEAPIKNESKNGLHNVRGTLSMARTSDPDSATSQFFVNVKDNDFLDSGDGYAVFGKVVKGMDVVDIIVNSKTTTRGGMGDVPADPVFIKSAKRID
- a CDS encoding alpha/beta fold hydrolase; translated protein: MAYFEHEGCNLHYEEYGHGTPLLLIHGLGSSTLDWEKQIPALSARYRVIVPDVRGHGRSDKPRERYSIAGFSADLVALIEHLKLGPTHYVGLSMGGMIGFQLATDQPQLLKSLCIVNSAPEVKLRKPDDYWQWFKRWSLMRVLSLATIGKALGRNLFPKPEQADLRQKIAERWAKNDKHAYLASFDAIVGWGVQERLSRVSCPTLIVSADHDYTPVTLKETYVKLLPDARLVVIADSRHATPLDQPERFNQTLLEFLTAVDTTTQDH
- a CDS encoding FMN-dependent NADH-azoreductase, producing the protein MSRVLIIESSARQQDSVSRQLTQTFISQWKTAHPADQITVRDLALNPVPHLDINLLGGWMKPVEQRNDIEQASLDRSNQLTDELLAADVLVMAAPMYNFAIPSTLKAWLDHVLRAGVTFKYTDTGPQGLLNDKRAYVLTARGGIYAGGPADHQEPYLRQVMGFIGIHDVTFIHAEGMNLGGDFQEKGLNQANAKLSQVA
- a CDS encoding 3-phosphoglycerate kinase; its protein translation is MKKFCCVVLAMLPLTAFAYPIDVQKTLNGLSIDYNTDDTDSDIASIQVNNFGTTDAICKVVFNNGPEAPRTRRVEVPAGKHSYATAKFTRTIIKMRIDLTCEPK
- a CDS encoding ABC transporter ATP-binding protein yields the protein MLYRRFEQLIDIFRDAPTAAPPDRVLPFYTYYLKQVWPSFAALLVVGLIGALIEVALFSYLSRIIDLAQGTPNVNFFQEHALELTWMAVVALALRPIFLGLHDLLVHQTLSPGMTSMILWQNHRRVLKQSLSFFQNDFAGRIAQRIIQTGNSLRDSAVQAVDALWHVLIYAISSLVLFAEADWRLMIPLLTWIAAFIGALYYFVPRVKDRSVASSDARSKLMGRIVDGYTNITTLKLFAHTNFEQQYAREAIEEQTKKAQLAGRVVTSMDVAITSMNGLLIVGTTGLALWLWTQSLISVGAIALATGLVIRIVNMSGWIMWVVTGIFENIGMVQDGLKTIAQPVSVTDREQAKPLAVARGEVRFEHVDFHYGKKKGIIGDLNLTIKPGEKIGLIGPSGAGKSTLVNLLLRLYDVEGGRIVIDGQNIAEVGQESLRERIGMITQDTSLLHRSIRDNLLYGKPDATDAELWEAVHKARADEFIPLLSDAEGRTGFDAHVGERGVKLSGGQRQRIAIARVLLKDAPILIMDEATSALDSEVEAAIQESLETLMQGKTVIAIAHRLSTIARMDRLVVLENGKIAETGTHAELLAHGGLYARLWQHQTGGFVGID
- a CDS encoding GNAT family N-acetyltransferase, with protein sequence MPLQRLHSLSEIAAPAWDALVPDSQPFLRHAFLRTLEDSGSLGPHSGWQPEHLLHIEGDQLLAALPSYRKWHSYGEYVFDHAWADACERAGIDYYPKLLTAVPFSPVSGPRLLAARVEDGFELLKSLPGYLEIEALSSAHINFTDPFTDAALAEQPGWLQRIGCQYHWQNRGYRDFQDFLDVLSSRKRKQMRKEREQVAGQGIEFEWLEGAQLTQAQWDFVYACYANTYAIRRQTPYLTREFFSLLAERMPESIRVVLAKQGSRPVAMAFSLVGGDSFYGRYWGCLAEFDRLHFETCFYQGMDYAITNGLQRFDAGAQGEHKLIRGFEPVITHSWHYLRHPGLKAAVKDFLKQERVGVLAYAQEAKQALPYRQD